The DNA window GCCAGCCCAGTTCGGCAATAAAGGTATCCAGTTGCGCGCGGTCGAGGCCATCGGCGCGGTAGTCATGGAAGCGATAGTCAATCTGATGCGCTTCCAGCCAGCGGCGGGCTTTTTTAATGGTATCGCAGTTTTTAATTCCGTACATGGTGAGCATAGATAAACCTTTAACATTCAATTAAGCGGTTAACTCAGATATTTCCGAATATATAAGCCTTATTGAAATAATACGTGATTCAGATGAATAAATATAACTTTTTACCGGGTATCTTATGCCATGTTTTAGGATGATTAAAATTCGCCCAGTCGCGGGCATGATGTGAGGGCACTAACAATATTACGAAAATGTTGCCTGATGGTGCTCTGCGTCACATAATTTTTACATACGAGACGGCATAGTGGCGGCAACCAGAGGTTTTATCTCTGTCAGCGGTCCACAAGACAATCAGAGCAATAGGGGAGCACAACTTCCCATCAGCAATGAAGTTATATAGAATCGACCATAATAATAAGAGAGGCTATTATGATTGAACATGAACTGGGGAACTGGAAAGATTTTATTGAAGGCATGCTTCGTAAATAAATTTCCGCAATGTGAGCAGGGGAATAACGCGACGTAAATAAGCGCGTCATGGTTCTGAACACATAAAGAAGGCGACCATCCAGGTCGCCTTTTCTGTTATTCCGGCTCGCCGCCGACGCCCGACGGTTTATTGCGGACGCTCCTTCAGCGGAAAGCGGCGGCGCACCAGCACAAAGAACAGCGGTACGAAAAAGATGGCCAGCACGGTGGCGGAGATCATCCCGCCCATCACCCCGGTACCGACCGCATGCTGGCTGCCGGAGCCGGCTCCGGTGCTGGTGGCCATCGGCAGGACGCCGAAGATAAACGCCAGCGAGGTCATCAGAATGGGGCGCAGGCGCTGACGGCAGGCCGACAGCGTGGCGCTGAGCAGATCCTGGCCTTTCTCGTTGAGCTCATTGGCGAACTCGACGATCAGAATGGCGTTTTTCGCCGACAGGCCGATCACCGTCAACAGGCCCACCTGGAAGTAAACGTCATTCTCCAGGCCGCGCATCCAGGTCGCCAGCAGGGCGCCAATCACCCCGAGCGGGACCACCAGCATCACCGAGAACGGCACCGACCAGCTCTCGTACAGCGCCGCCAGGCACAGGAACACCACCAGCAGAGAAATCGCGTACAGGGCCGGCGCCTGAGCGCCGGAGAGGCGTTCCTGATAGGACATGGCGGTCCATTCGAGGCCAAAGCCGGTTGGCAGCTGCGCGGCCAGTTTCTCCATCATGTCCATCGCGGTACCGGTACTGATGCCCGGCGCCGCCTCACCGACGATCTCCACCGCCGAATAGCCATTGTAGCGCTCCAGACGCGGCGAGCCGGTTTCCCAGCGCGAGGTGGCGAAGGCCGAGAACGGCACCATCGTGCCGCTGCTGTTGCGGACGTACCAGAGATTGATATCGTCAGGCAGCATTCGATATTTCGCCGCCGCCTGGACGTAGACTTTCTTCACCCTCCCGCGATCCATAAAGTCGTTGACGTAGCTCGACCCCCACGCGGTTTGCAGCGTATCGTTGATGTCGTCAATGGAGACGCCCAGCGCCTGAGCTTTACGCTGATCGATATCGACCTGCAGCTGCGGGCTGTCGTCGAGCCCGTTATGCCGGACCCGGGTCAACAGCGGGTTTTTACCCGCCAGCTCAAGCAGCGTATCGCGCGCCGCCATCAGCGCATCGTGCCCCTTACCGGCGTGATCTTCCAGCTCCATATCGAAGCCTGCCGAACTGCCGAGGCCGCTGATCGCCGGCGGGCTGCTGGCGATGACCCGGGCTTCGTTGATCTGATTAAACGCTTTGGTGGCGCGTTCAATAATGGCAAAGGAGGAGCCGGTTTGCGGATCGCGCTGGTCCCAGTCTTTGAGGCGCACGAACATACGGGCTACGTTCTGCCCGTTGCCGCCGGGGCCGGAGCCAACGGTAGCGAACACCGACTCCACGTTTTGCTTCTCGTTAATGAGGAAGTAATCTTCCGCTTTCTGCACCACTTTCAGCGTCTGCTGTTGGGTGCTGCCGCTCGGCAACTGTACCGAGGTGGTGAACATCCCCCGATCCTCCAGCGGCAGGAATGAGGTGGGCAGATGCAGGAACAGGAACACCATCCCGCCGAGCAGAACGACGTAGATCAGCATCCAGCGCAGTGAGCGATGAAGAATTTTGCCGACGAAGGTTTCATAGCGGCTGGCGCTGCGGTTAAAGGTGCGGTTGAACCAGCCGAAGAAGCCTTTTCTCTCATGAGATTCACCTGGCTTAACCGGTTTGAGCAGGGTAGCGCAAAGGGCCGGGGTGAGGATCATGGCCACCAGCACCGAGAGGACCATCGCCGCGACGATAGTAATTGAGAACTGGCGATAGATAGCGCCGGTGGTGCCGCCGAAGAAGGCCATCGGCACAAACACCGCCGACAGCACCATCGCGATCCCCACCAGCGCGCCCTGAATTTGTCCCATCGATTTGCGGGTGGCTTCCCGCGGCGACAGGCCTTCCTCGCTCATGATGCGCTCAACGTTTTCCACCACCACGATGGCGTCATCCACCAGCAGGCCGATAGCCAGCACCATCGCGAACATCGTCAGGGTGTTGATGCTGTAGCCACAGGCATAAAGCACCGCGAAGGTGCCCATCAGCACCACCGGCACGGCGATGGTCGGGATCAGGGTGGCGCGGAAGTTCTGCAGGAACAGATACATCACGAGGAAAACCAGCAGGATCGCCTCCAGCAGGGTTTTCACCACGTCGGTAATGGAAGCCTTCACGAAGGAGGTGGTCTCGTAGGCGACTTTATATTCCAGCCCGTGCGGGAAATACTGCGACAGCTCATTGAGGCGAGCGATCACGCGCTCCGCGGTGGCCATTTCGTTGGCGCCGGAGGCGAGCTTAATTCCCAGGCCAGAGGCGGCCTGGCGGTTATAGCGGCTAAGATAGTCGTACTTCTCCGCCCCCATCTCCACGGTAGCGACATCGCCGAGGGTCACTTCTGAACCATCCTGATTGACGCGCAGGGTGATATTGCGAAACTGTTCCGGGGTTTGCAGCAGAGATTGCGAGTTGATGGTGGCGTTCAGCGCCTGCTTATCGACGGAAGGCGTGCCGCCGAGCTGGCCGACGGCAATCTGGGCGTTCTGCGAACTGATGGCGTCGGTAACATCCTTGGTGGTCAGCTGGAAGCTATTGAGCTTTGCCGGATCGAGCCAGATGCGCATTGAGTATTGCGAGCCGTAGGCGTCGATATCCCCTACGCCGTTGACGCGGCTGAGCGGGTCCTGAATGTTACTGGCGACGTAGTCGGCGATATCCTGTTTATCCATACTGCCGTCGGTGGAGACGAAGGCGAGGGTCAGGATATTGGTATCGCCAGTCTTGCGCACCGTTACCCCCTGGTTTTGCACCGCCTGCGGCAGTTTACGCATCGCCGACTGCAGCTGGTTTTGCACCTGCTGCACGGCTTCGTCCGGGTCGGTACCGGCGGTAAAACTGAGGGTGATGGTCGCCTGGCCGGTGGCGCTGCTCTGGGATGACATATACATCAGGTTATCGAGGCCGGTCATATTCTGTTCGATAACCTGGGTGACGGTATTCTCCAGGGTTTGCGCGGAAGCGCCGGGATAGTTGGCCGTGACCCGCACATTCGGCGGGGCCAGATCGGGATACTGTTCAACCGGTAGCGACAAAATGGCAAGGGTGCCCGTCAGGCATAACAGGATTGCCAGCACCCACGCAAAAATGGGGCGATCGATAAAGAAATTCGCCATCAGAATAAAAACCTCATATGCACATGTTCTTGTTATTGCACAGCCTGTGCCACTTTAGCCCCAGCGCCTCCGGCAATCGTGGAGAAATTAAGGAGATAGTGTAATTTATCATGTTGCTTTTGCCGTATCGTAAAGAAACATCGAACTTTCCTGCCGCCGGGTCGGCCACTCCGCTTCGCCCGCAGCACCCGGGGACGCATTATTCCTTGCCGGTGTGAAACCTGATTTCATTTAAGTCAAAAAAATTGATCCAAAACGGATTCTTTCCAGAAAAAGGGTATCTTGGGCAAATGAACATTGTTCCGGCCTCGTCTTGTCGGGTAATAAATAGGCATGCGCATTAAGGGGTTATTCACCAATAAGACAAAAGGAAGCCATGAACCACTTTATATTGAGCGATAGCCGAAAATGTATCGGTTGCCAGGCCTGCGAAGTGGCCTGCGTAATGGCGCATAACGAGGAGCAACATGCGCTGACCCCGCAGCGCTTTTTGCCCCGTATCACCGTGATTAAAGCAGAAGGGCAGCGTAACGCCATCACCTGCCGCCACTGCGAAGACGCCCCCTGCCTCCGCAGCTGCCCCAACGGCGCCATCGCCCAGACTGGCGACAGCGTTCAGGTCTGTCAGGAGAAATGCATTGGCTGTAAATCCTGCATGGTGGCCTGCCCGTTCGGGGTGATGCAGGTCGTGGTCACGCCGCAGGCCGCAGGCCAGGTGAAAACCAGCGCGCAAAAATGCGATCTGTGCGCGGGCCGCGAGGCGGGACCGGCCTGTGTGGAAAACTGTCCGGCGCAGGCGCTGAGCCTCGCCGACGATGAGACATTGACCACGCTGGCCAGGCAGCGGCGTCTGCGATCGGCCTGCCAGGAGGCGCAGCCGTGGCAGCGCGGCGCGGCCCCCGCCAGGCAGCCCGACGCTGGCGAGAAGGCCAGGCAAATGGCGATGACGCCGCCGCGCGGAGAGCCGGATAAGCTGGCGGCGGAGGCGCGTAAGAGCCACTTTGAGGAGATCTATCAGCCGTTCACCCCGACGCAGGCCCGGCAGCAGGCCGCCCGCTGCCTGAAATGTGGAGAACACAGCATCTGTGAATGGACCTGTCCACTGCATAACCACATTCCGCAGTGGGTCGAGCTGGTGAAGGCAGGGGATATCGCCGCCGCGGTCGCCCTGTCCCATCAGACCAACTGTCTGCCGGAGATCACCGGCCGCGTCTGCCCTCAGGACCGGCTGTGTGAGGGCGCCTGCACCCTGCGCGATGAAAGCGGCGCGGTCACCATCGGCAATATTGAGCGATTTATATCCGACCAGGCGCTGGCCAGCGGCTGGCGTCCGGACCTCTCGCAGGTTAAGCCGAGCGGCAAACGGGTGGCGATTATCGGCGCCGGACCGGCCGGGCTGGCCTGCGCCGATGTGCTGGTGCGCCACGGCGTACAGCCGGTGGTCTTTGACCGTCATCCGGAGATCGGCGGCCTGCTGACCTTCGGCATTCCGGCGTTCAAGCTGGATAAGTCACTGTTGGCCCGGCGGCGGGCGATTTTCTGCGAGATGGGCGTCCACTTTGAGCTCAACTGCGAGGTGGGGAAAGATATCCCCCTGGCGACGCTGCTGGCTGAGTATGACACGGTGTTCGTCGGCGCCGGAACCTATCGCTCCATGAAGGCCGGCCTGCCGAATGAAGAGGCGCCCGGGGTCTACGATGCGCTGCCGTTTCTTATCGCCAACACCAAACAGGTGATGGGGCTGACGGAATCGGCGCAGGAGCCTTATGTCAACACCGCCGGGCTGAACGTGGTGGTGCTGGGCGGCGGCGATACGGCGATGGACTGCGTGCGCACCGCGCTGCGCCATGGCGCCCGCCAGGTGACTTGCGCCTATCGGCGGGATGAAGCCAACATGCCGGGCTCGAAAAAAGAGGTCAAAAACGCCCGCGAAGAGGGGGCGCTCTTTGAGTTTAATGTCCAGCCGGTGACGCTTGAGCTGGACGAGAACGGACGGGTGAACGGGGTTCGCTTTTTGCGCACCGAGCTTGGCGCTCCGGACGCCGGCGGAAGACGCCGCCCGACGCCGATCCCCGGCAGCGAGTTTGTTATGCCGGCAGAGGCGGTGATCATGGCCTTTGGCTTCCACCCGCACCGCATGCCCTGGCTGGAAGCGGCCGGGGTGGCGCTGGACAGCCAGGGGCGGATAAAAGCCGGAGTGGAGAGCCGTTACCGTTATCAGACCAGTCAGGAGAAGATCTTTGCCGGCGGCGATGCCGTACGCGGCGCCGACCTGGTGGTAACGGCGATGGCGGAAGGCCGTCACGCGGCGCAGGGGATCCTTGACTATCTGGGGCTGAAAACGACGCCGCTTCACTGACGACAAACCCGGCTCCGCAGCGTAGTATGAGGGCGTCCTTTTACGCTGTGGGGTCGGTATGTCACTCAATATTCACGTCATTAAAGATAAAATCCTCTCTGAGAACTGGTTCGTACTACGCAACATGACCTATGAGCTGACGCGGGCGGACGGCAGCGTCGTGCGCCACAAACGCGAGGTCTACGATCGCGGCAATGGCGCCACCGTGCTGCTGTATAACCGCCATAAGCAGACGGTGGTCCTGGTGCGTCAGTTCCGGGTCGCCACTTGGGTCAATGGTAATCATGACGGCATGCTGATTGAAACCTGCGCCGGGCTGCTGGACAACGACGAGCCGGAGGCCTGCATTCGGAAAGAGGCGGTGGAAGAGACCGGCTATGAAGTGGGCGAGGTGCGAAAGCTGTTTGAGCTGTTTATGTCGCCAGGCGGCGTCACCGAAGTGGTGCATTTCTTTATCGCCGAGTACAGCGACGCCCAGCGAACCACCAGCGGCGGCGGGGTGGATGACGAAGCCATCGAGGTGCTGGAGCTGCCCTTTAGCCAGGCGCTACAGATGGTCGCTGATGGGGAGATCCGCGACGGGAAAGCGGTCATTCTGCTGCAGTATCTGCAAACCTCCGGCCTGATGTCGGGGAACTCTGACAAATCCGATTGAGTCAGCGGCTGCCGTTGTCCAGGATAGGCGCCGTGGTCGGGTTTATCTGGGGTCGGGCGGTTCATGCTTTTTCGCATCATTTTTTTCCTCTTTCTGGCGGTGCTGCCTTGCTCACAGGCATGGTCGGCACCGGCGCAGCAGCGCTTCAACGACTGGCAGGTCACCTGTAATAACCAAAATTTCTGCGTCACCCGCAACGTGGGGCTGCATTATGGTCTGGTGATGACCCTCAGCCGCAGCGCCGGGGCCGCTACTGACGCCAGCCTGCGTATCGAACTGGGCGGCACCGGCAATCCGGTGGCGACGCTCGCGCCGATAGCGCCGCGCCTGCTGCTGGATGGTAAACCGCTGTCCCTGACCGACAAGCGCTGGCGCATTGAAGATAAACTCATTAAAACCGACGACAGCGTGACGATCGATGCCTTCCTTCAGCGGGTCCAGGAGGGAAAAACCCTCTCGCTGGCCAACGGCCTGCAGACCATCTCCCTGCAGGGGCTAAAAGCGGCCCTGTTATTTATCGATGCCCGGCAAAAGCGGGTGGGCAGCGAAACGGCCTGGGTCGGCAAAGGGGAGGAGCCGCCGCTCAGCGTACCGCCGGCGCCGGCGCTGCGCGCGGTGGCGAGCGCGGTCACGGCGCAGTCGCCGCTGGGACGTGATGAACTCAACGATCTGATGGATTACGGCAATGAGCGGATGAGCAACAGCAACTGCTCCCTCGATCCGTTCCGCCGCGAAATTCGCGTCACTGCGCTGACGGATGACAAAGTGCTGCTGATGACCAGCTGTGAATCCGGGGCGTACAACACCGTCTGGCTGGCCTGGCTGGTCTCCCGCCAGCGCCCGTATGTCGCCCGTCAGGTGCGGCTGACGCTGCCATTTCAGCCGCCCGGCGAGGCGCCGCGGGAGATTGAGCTGATTAACGCCAGCTATGATGACCGTCGTCATGAGCTGGTGACCCTGGACAAGGGGCGCGCGTCTGGCGATTGCGGGATCCAGACCCGCTGGCGTTTTGACGGCCAGCGGTTCAGCCTCTCCCGTTACGCACAGCAGCCGACGTGCGACAACTGGCAGGGGCCAGATGCCTGGCCCACGCTGTGGATCACCCGTTAAGCACCTGTTCGGCGGTGGCGACGATACGGTCGACCGTAAAGCCAAAGAACGGGAACAGCTGCTCCGCCGGGGCGGATTCACCGTAGCCGGTCATGCCGACGATCTTGCCTTTTAAGCCGACATATTTATACCAGTAGTCCGCTATCCCGGCCTCGACGGCCACCCGGGCGCTGACGTCCGACGGCAGCACCGACTCGCGCCAGGCCTCGTCCTGAGCATCAAACACGTCGGTGGAGGGGAGCGAAACCACCCGCACATTCACTCCGTTGGCCAACAGTTTTTCCGCCGCCAGGACGGTGATTTCCACTTCCGAGCCGGTGGCGATGAGGATCAGGTCGGGTTTGCCGCCGGCATCCTTCAGCACGTAGCCGCCCCGGGCGATATCCTGAACCTGTTGCGGGGTACGCGGCATCTGCGCCAGGTTTTGTCGCGACAAGATCAGCGCCGTCGGTCCGCCCTGACGCGCGATGGCCGCCTGCCAGGCGACGGCGGTCTCCACCTGGTCGCAAGGGCGCCAGGTGCTGAAGTTGGGCGTCAGCCGCAGACTGGCCAGCTGTTCCACCGCCTGGTGGGTCGGACCGTCCTCCCCAAGACCGATGGAGTCATGGGTATAGACCATGATCTGCCGGGCCTTCATCAGGGCCGCCATGCGCGCGGCGTTGCGGGCGTA is part of the Klebsiella quasipneumoniae subsp. quasipneumoniae genome and encodes:
- the nudK gene encoding GDP-mannose pyrophosphatase NudK; protein product: MSLNIHVIKDKILSENWFVLRNMTYELTRADGSVVRHKREVYDRGNGATVLLYNRHKQTVVLVRQFRVATWVNGNHDGMLIETCAGLLDNDEPEACIRKEAVEETGYEVGEVRKLFELFMSPGGVTEVVHFFIAEYSDAQRTTSGGGVDDEAIEVLELPFSQALQMVADGEIRDGKAVILLQYLQTSGLMSGNSDKSD
- the acrD gene encoding multidrug efflux RND transporter permease AcrD: MANFFIDRPIFAWVLAILLCLTGTLAILSLPVEQYPDLAPPNVRVTANYPGASAQTLENTVTQVIEQNMTGLDNLMYMSSQSSATGQATITLSFTAGTDPDEAVQQVQNQLQSAMRKLPQAVQNQGVTVRKTGDTNILTLAFVSTDGSMDKQDIADYVASNIQDPLSRVNGVGDIDAYGSQYSMRIWLDPAKLNSFQLTTKDVTDAISSQNAQIAVGQLGGTPSVDKQALNATINSQSLLQTPEQFRNITLRVNQDGSEVTLGDVATVEMGAEKYDYLSRYNRQAASGLGIKLASGANEMATAERVIARLNELSQYFPHGLEYKVAYETTSFVKASITDVVKTLLEAILLVFLVMYLFLQNFRATLIPTIAVPVVLMGTFAVLYACGYSINTLTMFAMVLAIGLLVDDAIVVVENVERIMSEEGLSPREATRKSMGQIQGALVGIAMVLSAVFVPMAFFGGTTGAIYRQFSITIVAAMVLSVLVAMILTPALCATLLKPVKPGESHERKGFFGWFNRTFNRSASRYETFVGKILHRSLRWMLIYVVLLGGMVFLFLHLPTSFLPLEDRGMFTTSVQLPSGSTQQQTLKVVQKAEDYFLINEKQNVESVFATVGSGPGGNGQNVARMFVRLKDWDQRDPQTGSSFAIIERATKAFNQINEARVIASSPPAISGLGSSAGFDMELEDHAGKGHDALMAARDTLLELAGKNPLLTRVRHNGLDDSPQLQVDIDQRKAQALGVSIDDINDTLQTAWGSSYVNDFMDRGRVKKVYVQAAAKYRMLPDDINLWYVRNSSGTMVPFSAFATSRWETGSPRLERYNGYSAVEIVGEAAPGISTGTAMDMMEKLAAQLPTGFGLEWTAMSYQERLSGAQAPALYAISLLVVFLCLAALYESWSVPFSVMLVVPLGVIGALLATWMRGLENDVYFQVGLLTVIGLSAKNAILIVEFANELNEKGQDLLSATLSACRQRLRPILMTSLAFIFGVLPMATSTGAGSGSQHAVGTGVMGGMISATVLAIFFVPLFFVLVRRRFPLKERPQ
- a CDS encoding DUF1176 domain-containing protein, with the protein product MLFRIIFFLFLAVLPCSQAWSAPAQQRFNDWQVTCNNQNFCVTRNVGLHYGLVMTLSRSAGAATDASLRIELGGTGNPVATLAPIAPRLLLDGKPLSLTDKRWRIEDKLIKTDDSVTIDAFLQRVQEGKTLSLANGLQTISLQGLKAALLFIDARQKRVGSETAWVGKGEEPPLSVPPAPALRAVASAVTAQSPLGRDELNDLMDYGNERMSNSNCSLDPFRREIRVTALTDDKVLLMTSCESGAYNTVWLAWLVSRQRPYVARQVRLTLPFQPPGEAPREIELINASYDDRRHELVTLDKGRASGDCGIQTRWRFDGQRFSLSRYAQQPTCDNWQGPDAWPTLWITR
- the aegA gene encoding formate-dependent uric acid utilization protein AegA, with protein sequence MNHFILSDSRKCIGCQACEVACVMAHNEEQHALTPQRFLPRITVIKAEGQRNAITCRHCEDAPCLRSCPNGAIAQTGDSVQVCQEKCIGCKSCMVACPFGVMQVVVTPQAAGQVKTSAQKCDLCAGREAGPACVENCPAQALSLADDETLTTLARQRRLRSACQEAQPWQRGAAPARQPDAGEKARQMAMTPPRGEPDKLAAEARKSHFEEIYQPFTPTQARQQAARCLKCGEHSICEWTCPLHNHIPQWVELVKAGDIAAAVALSHQTNCLPEITGRVCPQDRLCEGACTLRDESGAVTIGNIERFISDQALASGWRPDLSQVKPSGKRVAIIGAGPAGLACADVLVRHGVQPVVFDRHPEIGGLLTFGIPAFKLDKSLLARRRAIFCEMGVHFELNCEVGKDIPLATLLAEYDTVFVGAGTYRSMKAGLPNEEAPGVYDALPFLIANTKQVMGLTESAQEPYVNTAGLNVVVLGGGDTAMDCVRTALRHGARQVTCAYRRDEANMPGSKKEVKNAREEGALFEFNVQPVTLELDENGRVNGVRFLRTELGAPDAGGRRRPTPIPGSEFVMPAEAVIMAFGFHPHRMPWLEAAGVALDSQGRIKAGVESRYRYQTSQEKIFAGGDAVRGADLVVTAMAEGRHAAQGILDYLGLKTTPLH
- the ypfM gene encoding protein YpfM, translating into MIEHELGNWKDFIEGMLRK